One Halobacterium zhouii genomic region harbors:
- a CDS encoding decarboxylating 6-phosphogluconate dehydrogenase: protein MELGVVGLGRMGRIVVDRCLDAGHDVVAFDIDSDARDEAADAGARTADSLAALADALGEKKRIWLMVPAGDPVDAALDELEDHLTENDVVVDGGNSHFEESTRRAASCPAAYLDCGTSGGPAGAELGFSLMVGGPEWGYDELTPVFDAVATGPDGHDRMGPAGSGHYVKMVHNGVEYALMQTYGEGFELLHEGRYDLDLEAVARTWNNGAVIRSWLLELCEEAFREEGGDLDTVADHVAGGSTGTWTVQESLEQEVPLPLIYQALAERFGSRASGDGEGRFSRRLVNRLRYGFGRHEVERQE from the coding sequence ATGGAACTCGGAGTCGTCGGCCTCGGCCGCATGGGACGCATCGTCGTCGACCGGTGTCTCGACGCCGGCCACGACGTGGTCGCCTTCGACATCGATTCGGACGCACGCGACGAGGCGGCGGACGCCGGCGCGCGAACCGCGGACTCGCTCGCCGCGCTCGCCGACGCACTCGGCGAGAAGAAACGCATCTGGCTGATGGTGCCCGCGGGCGACCCCGTGGACGCCGCGCTCGACGAACTCGAAGACCACCTGACCGAGAACGACGTGGTCGTGGACGGCGGGAACAGTCACTTCGAGGAGTCGACGCGGCGCGCGGCGTCCTGCCCTGCGGCCTACCTCGACTGCGGGACGTCGGGCGGCCCCGCGGGCGCGGAACTCGGCTTCTCGCTGATGGTCGGCGGTCCCGAGTGGGGGTACGACGAACTGACGCCCGTCTTCGACGCCGTCGCCACCGGACCCGACGGCCACGACCGAATGGGTCCCGCGGGCTCGGGGCACTACGTGAAGATGGTCCACAACGGCGTCGAGTACGCACTCATGCAGACCTACGGCGAGGGCTTCGAGTTGCTCCACGAGGGCCGCTACGACCTCGACCTCGAGGCTGTCGCGCGAACGTGGAACAACGGCGCAGTCATCCGCTCGTGGCTGCTGGAACTCTGCGAAGAGGCGTTCCGTGAGGAGGGCGGCGACCTCGACACTGTCGCGGACCACGTCGCCGGCGGTTCGACGGGCACGTGGACGGTCCAGGAGTCTCTCGAACAGGAGGTTCCGCTGCCGCTTATCTACCAGGCGCTCGCGGAGCGCTTCGGCTCCCGGGCGTCGGGCGATGGCGAGGGCCGGTTCTCACGGCGACTGGTGAACCGGCTGCGGTACGGATTCGGTCGGCACGAAGTGGAGCGTCAGGAGTAG
- a CDS encoding DJ-1/PfpI family protein — MDVAILLYEGFDELDAIGPYEVLRTAADFGGDVDTALRTLVPSESVTASHGLRVEPDDVLLGTPDLVLVPGGGWNDESDAGAWAEVQDGTLPERLATLHDAGARIATVCTGALIAAEGGLLNGRPATTHHTARDDLADYGADVLEDRVVDDGDVLTAGGVTAGIDLALHVVEAECGSEIADQVAEEIEYEQN; from the coding sequence ATGGACGTCGCCATCCTGCTCTACGAGGGGTTCGACGAACTCGACGCAATCGGCCCCTACGAGGTGCTCCGGACGGCCGCCGATTTCGGCGGTGATGTGGACACTGCCCTCCGAACGCTCGTGCCGTCGGAGTCAGTCACTGCGAGCCACGGCCTGCGCGTGGAACCCGACGACGTGTTGCTCGGCACGCCGGACCTCGTGCTGGTTCCCGGCGGCGGGTGGAACGACGAGAGCGACGCGGGCGCGTGGGCGGAAGTCCAGGACGGAACCCTCCCCGAGCGCCTCGCCACGCTCCACGACGCCGGCGCGAGAATCGCGACTGTCTGCACGGGCGCACTCATCGCGGCGGAAGGCGGCCTCCTCAACGGTCGTCCGGCGACAACGCACCACACCGCCCGTGACGACCTCGCGGACTACGGCGCCGACGTGCTCGAGGACCGCGTCGTCGACGACGGCGACGTGCTGACCGCGGGCGGCGTCACGGCGGGCATCGACCTGGCGCTCCACGTCGTCGAAGCGGAGTGCGGGAGCGAGATTGCCGACCAGGTGGCCGAAGAAATCGAGTACGAACAGAACTGA
- a CDS encoding 2Fe-2S iron-sulfur cluster-binding protein yields MVDTLGLVLGLGGALTFVALHFLKGTEKPTPEDIAQEVLEHRASTVSETDFPEPYNRSIGGGGGAGAIAGGGAEGELEGGEEEDEGFDPEAIPEDEVEYFDVEFVKEGETIEVANNENLLDAGEDEDWDLPYACRQGQCLSCGGRVADGSDAHDFVEHSNNETLSDDEMEKGYMLTCTAYPTTDFSLETNETP; encoded by the coding sequence ATGGTAGACACACTGGGACTGGTGCTCGGTCTCGGCGGCGCGCTCACGTTCGTCGCGCTCCACTTCCTCAAGGGCACCGAGAAGCCCACCCCGGAGGACATCGCCCAGGAGGTGCTCGAACACCGCGCCTCCACCGTCTCGGAGACGGACTTTCCGGAACCCTACAACCGCTCCATCGGCGGTGGCGGCGGCGCGGGTGCCATCGCTGGCGGCGGTGCGGAGGGCGAACTCGAGGGGGGCGAGGAGGAAGACGAGGGCTTCGACCCCGAAGCCATCCCGGAGGACGAGGTCGAGTACTTCGACGTCGAGTTCGTGAAGGAGGGCGAAACCATCGAAGTCGCGAACAACGAGAACCTCCTCGACGCCGGCGAGGACGAGGATTGGGATCTCCCCTACGCCTGCCGGCAGGGCCAGTGCCTCTCCTGTGGCGGCCGCGTCGCCGACGGCAGCGACGCCCACGACTTCGTCGAGCACTCGAACAACGAGACGCTGAGCGACGACGAGATGGAGAAGGGGTACATGCTCACCTGCACCGCCTACCCGACGACGGACTTCTCCCTCGAGACGAACGAGACGCCGTAA
- a CDS encoding MATE family efflux transporter, with amino-acid sequence MIRLAWPMIVIQLLQVAYNLADTFWLGRYSSNAVAAISIAFPLIFFLISVGGGFTTAGSILVAQFTGADSEQSAGKVAAQTMGFVTTLALVFGVVGHFIADEMLGVLPANPETALQVIPMAADYMSVFFLGMPALFGFFVFSSLMRGYGNTRTPMLVMFVSVLLNVVLDPFLIFGWWVFPQLGIQGAAVATIFARAVAALIGVYVLFFTTAGPNVELEHFVPDFSLVSRIVRVGTPSAAEQSTSALAMITLTAMVASFPPAVVAAFGLGNRLISLVFLPAMGLGRATNTMVGQNLGAEKAARAERAVRIAVKVAAGVLLCIAVIAAIFAGPIVSVFLGPNTENAALVVEYGAMYVRIRTVEFVFIGVLQVLLGAFRGAGNTKTAMGISMVTLWLGRVPTVYFFAFVLAWGATGIWVGMALGNIAGAIVAAAWFKRGTWKQAIVDRESPAPATD; translated from the coding sequence ATGATCCGGCTAGCCTGGCCGATGATCGTCATCCAGCTTCTCCAGGTGGCGTACAACCTCGCGGACACGTTCTGGCTGGGCCGGTACTCCAGTAACGCGGTCGCTGCGATCAGCATCGCGTTCCCGCTCATCTTCTTCCTCATCTCCGTCGGCGGCGGGTTCACTACCGCCGGTTCCATCCTCGTCGCGCAGTTCACGGGCGCGGACAGCGAGCAGTCCGCGGGCAAAGTCGCCGCGCAGACGATGGGGTTCGTCACCACCCTCGCGCTCGTCTTCGGCGTCGTCGGCCACTTCATCGCTGACGAGATGCTCGGCGTCCTCCCCGCCAACCCCGAGACGGCACTGCAGGTCATCCCGATGGCCGCCGACTACATGAGCGTCTTCTTCCTCGGGATGCCCGCGCTGTTCGGCTTCTTCGTGTTCTCCTCGCTGATGCGCGGCTACGGCAACACCCGCACGCCGATGCTCGTGATGTTCGTCAGCGTCCTGCTGAACGTCGTCCTCGACCCGTTCCTCATCTTTGGCTGGTGGGTGTTCCCGCAACTCGGCATCCAGGGCGCCGCCGTCGCCACCATCTTCGCTCGCGCCGTCGCCGCGCTCATCGGCGTCTACGTCCTGTTCTTCACGACTGCGGGACCGAACGTCGAACTCGAGCACTTCGTCCCCGACTTCTCGCTCGTCTCGCGCATCGTTCGCGTCGGAACCCCGTCTGCCGCCGAGCAGTCCACGAGCGCGCTCGCCATGATCACGCTGACCGCGATGGTCGCCTCCTTCCCGCCCGCCGTCGTCGCCGCGTTCGGCCTCGGCAACCGCCTCATCTCGCTCGTGTTCCTCCCAGCGATGGGGCTCGGGCGCGCCACCAACACCATGGTCGGCCAGAACCTCGGCGCGGAGAAGGCAGCGCGGGCCGAGCGCGCCGTCCGGATCGCGGTGAAAGTCGCCGCCGGCGTGTTGCTCTGTATCGCCGTCATCGCCGCCATCTTCGCCGGCCCCATCGTCTCCGTGTTCCTCGGCCCGAACACCGAGAACGCCGCGCTCGTCGTCGAGTACGGCGCTATGTACGTTCGCATCCGCACCGTCGAGTTCGTCTTCATCGGCGTGCTCCAGGTGCTCCTCGGCGCGTTCCGCGGCGCCGGCAACACCAAGACCGCGATGGGCATCTCGATGGTGACGCTGTGGCTCGGCCGCGTCCCCACCGTCTACTTCTTCGCGTTCGTGCTCGCGTGGGGCGCCACCGGCATCTGGGTCGGCATGGCCCTCGGGAACATCGCGGGCGCCATCGTCGCCGCCGCGTGGTTCAAGCGCGGCACCTGGAAACAGGCCATCGTCGACCGCGAATCGCCCGCTCCAGCGACCGACTGA
- a CDS encoding flagellin, giving the protein MPSVSATHLVLFIAAIVVSGALAGTMLQSSARVGDAIEANSQAQSEQVDAAISVVSDPESPTAVYNNTSNTLELYVKNVGADPLPHAPDDVAVLVNGTYQTDVRTTVLGDGDEWHTGALLRVRTNVSLPSNETTRVSVVVTGAQDYFTFTTA; this is encoded by the coding sequence ATGCCGTCCGTCTCCGCAACCCACCTCGTGCTGTTCATCGCCGCCATCGTCGTGTCCGGCGCGCTCGCCGGCACGATGCTACAGAGTTCGGCGCGCGTCGGTGACGCGATCGAAGCGAACAGTCAGGCCCAGAGCGAGCAGGTGGACGCCGCAATCAGCGTCGTTAGCGACCCGGAGAGTCCGACCGCGGTCTACAACAACACCTCGAACACGCTCGAACTCTACGTCAAGAACGTCGGCGCCGACCCGCTTCCCCACGCCCCCGACGACGTCGCGGTGCTCGTAAACGGCACCTACCAGACCGACGTGCGGACCACGGTTCTCGGCGACGGCGACGAGTGGCACACCGGCGCGCTCCTCCGCGTTCGCACGAACGTCTCCCTGCCGTCGAACGAGACCACGCGCGTCTCCGTCGTCGTGACGGGCGCCCAGGACTACTTCACGTTCACCACGGCGTAA
- a CDS encoding DUF7504 family protein encodes MGADVPRTPNSLGVTFGVDAEQWLGNWQAGADRVAVVSAGERSRTTASVAGGDDVVAELTGAVETVPETSDVSVVGELVNEYLVKWRGDGDTTVYVDDLTTLLDSVSAETAFRFVHALLARATATDARVVVSMDGDAHAPHVVGTFEALFEDVRR; translated from the coding sequence ATGGGGGCAGACGTACCCCGAACGCCGAACTCGCTGGGTGTAACGTTCGGCGTCGACGCCGAGCAGTGGCTCGGCAACTGGCAGGCCGGTGCGGACCGCGTCGCCGTCGTGAGTGCTGGGGAGCGCTCGCGAACGACGGCGAGTGTCGCGGGCGGCGACGACGTCGTTGCGGAGCTGACCGGCGCCGTGGAGACGGTTCCGGAAACGAGCGACGTGAGCGTGGTCGGGGAACTGGTCAACGAGTATCTCGTGAAGTGGCGCGGCGACGGTGACACCACGGTGTACGTGGACGACCTGACGACGCTGCTCGATTCGGTGTCCGCGGAGACGGCGTTCCGGTTCGTACACGCGCTGCTCGCTCGCGCAACCGCGACTGACGCTCGCGTCGTCGTGAGCATGGACGGCGACGCGCACGCGCCACACGTCGTCGGGACGTTCGAAGCGCTCTTCGAGGACGTACGCCGATAG
- the corA gene encoding magnesium/cobalt transporter CorA produces the protein MTVETVVYTPDTIENREDPIEARYAPGTTWVRVADPTGEELATVADAYDVHSLSVEDVMGDVRPKVEEFPEHTFVLVKSASLRRGDVAFAEELAVRQVGIFLGDDWVLTVEPQRVDALDTVWEQVGREEPRLLARGPDFTAYRIIDRIVDDYFGILDAIEDDIETVEETVVAASGTDVLERLNSVRRDLLSVRRLLWPTRDALGTLARGDPVQVSDETEKYYRDVYDHAVQLVDLTETYRDLASGARDVYLNALSISTNDVMKKLTVVATIILPLTFVAGVYGMNFAGSPFNMPELEWRYGYPAVMAGMAAMAAVLVGYFRREGWL, from the coding sequence ATGACCGTCGAAACCGTCGTGTACACGCCGGACACCATCGAGAATCGCGAGGACCCTATCGAGGCCCGGTACGCACCCGGCACCACGTGGGTTCGCGTCGCCGACCCGACCGGCGAAGAACTCGCCACCGTCGCGGACGCCTACGACGTCCACTCGCTCTCCGTCGAGGACGTGATGGGGGACGTTCGTCCGAAGGTCGAGGAGTTCCCCGAGCACACGTTCGTGCTCGTGAAGAGCGCGTCGCTGCGGCGCGGCGACGTCGCGTTCGCAGAGGAACTGGCCGTCCGTCAGGTCGGCATCTTCCTCGGCGACGACTGGGTTCTCACAGTCGAACCGCAGCGCGTCGACGCCCTCGACACCGTCTGGGAGCAGGTCGGGCGCGAGGAACCGCGCCTGCTCGCGCGCGGCCCGGACTTCACCGCGTACCGAATCATCGACCGCATCGTCGACGACTACTTCGGCATCCTCGACGCCATCGAGGACGACATCGAAACCGTCGAAGAAACCGTCGTGGCCGCCAGCGGGACGGACGTCCTCGAGCGACTCAACAGCGTTCGCCGGGACTTGCTGTCGGTGCGCCGGCTGCTGTGGCCGACGCGGGACGCTCTGGGAACGCTCGCGCGCGGTGACCCCGTCCAGGTCAGCGACGAGACCGAGAAATACTACCGGGACGTCTACGACCACGCCGTCCAACTCGTCGACCTCACGGAGACGTATCGAGACCTCGCGAGCGGTGCGCGGGACGTCTACCTGAACGCGCTCTCCATCTCCACGAACGACGTGATGAAGAAACTCACCGTCGTCGCCACCATCATCCTGCCGCTGACGTTCGTCGCCGGCGTCTACGGGATGAACTTCGCCGGTAGTCCGTTCAACATGCCGGAACTGGAGTGGCGGTACGGGTACCCGGCGGTGATGGCGGGAATGGCCGCGATGGCGGCCGTACTGGTCGGATACTTCCGGCGAGAAGGATGGCTCTGA
- a CDS encoding deoxyuridine 5'-triphosphate nucleotidohydrolase, which yields MYASGAFVAEHVESVADEQVQPNGVDLTVETVLEQREPGRITRDGKTIGERQALQPEERDTPHEDGGEQWREDAETFYLPPGGYILQYAETISVPDDHVGFLYPRSSLMRNSCMLNTAVWDAGYTGKGEGLLQVHHDVELERGARVAQFVLAEADHDEVYDGDYQNERTE from the coding sequence ATGTACGCGAGCGGAGCGTTCGTCGCCGAACACGTCGAATCGGTTGCCGACGAGCAGGTCCAGCCGAACGGGGTCGACCTCACCGTCGAGACCGTCCTCGAACAGCGCGAACCCGGTCGCATCACTCGCGACGGGAAGACCATCGGGGAGCGACAGGCGCTCCAGCCCGAAGAACGGGACACACCACACGAGGACGGCGGCGAACAGTGGCGCGAGGACGCCGAGACGTTCTACCTGCCACCCGGCGGCTACATCCTGCAGTACGCCGAGACCATCTCCGTCCCCGACGACCACGTCGGCTTCCTCTACCCCCGGTCGTCGCTGATGCGGAACTCCTGTATGCTGAACACCGCCGTCTGGGACGCCGGCTACACGGGAAAAGGCGAGGGGCTGCTACAGGTCCACCACGACGTCGAACTGGAGCGGGGCGCTCGCGTCGCCCAGTTCGTGCTCGCGGAAGCCGACCACGACGAAGTGTACGATGGCGACTACCAGAACGAACGGACGGAGTGA
- a CDS encoding S8 family serine peptidase — MRDNTSLTRRGFLGATAAASTVALVGTASGAPSNGTDRREYIVGVTGTKSDPKGYVKQFLKGGEEAVGANQTLNAVVVGLPENATEPAHENFVERLESADSVKYVEDNETLTAQVVPNDPRYGDQYADQQVNAPEAWDTTFGDASVSIGVVDQGVKYDHPDLDGNMDGSVSNYGYDFVDDDPDPYPDSMSNEYHGTHVSGIAAAETDNGEGVTGIGNSSVLSGRALSEEGSGSTSDIADAITWATDQGVAVINMSLGGGGYTNTMKNAVSYAQDNGVLVVAAAGNDGQSSVSYPAAYSECLAVSALDPDETLASYSNYGGDIELAAPGTNVLSTWTDDGYDKISGTSMATPVVAGVAGLTLAQHDLTNAELRSHLKSTAVDVGLSSDKQGSGRVDAGNAVNTDPGSGDGGDGGSSTTSSVSDSLSSYADSDCWTYGFEYSSPSKVVIELDGPSDADFDLYANTGESACPTTSGYDYRSWTTDSQETITIDNPDTSTDLHVLADSYSGSGSYTLTITEYQ, encoded by the coding sequence ATGCGAGACAATACCAGTCTGACGAGGCGCGGTTTCCTCGGTGCAACGGCAGCAGCGAGCACAGTCGCACTGGTCGGTACGGCGTCCGGTGCACCCAGCAACGGAACCGACCGCCGGGAGTACATCGTCGGCGTCACCGGCACGAAGTCCGACCCGAAGGGCTACGTGAAGCAGTTCCTGAAGGGCGGAGAGGAGGCCGTCGGAGCGAACCAGACGCTGAACGCGGTGGTCGTCGGCCTGCCGGAGAACGCAACCGAACCCGCTCACGAGAACTTCGTGGAGCGCCTGGAGAGCGCTGACAGCGTGAAGTACGTAGAGGACAACGAGACGCTCACGGCGCAGGTCGTGCCGAACGACCCCCGGTACGGCGACCAGTACGCCGACCAGCAGGTGAACGCGCCCGAGGCGTGGGACACCACGTTTGGGGACGCCTCCGTCTCCATCGGCGTCGTCGACCAGGGTGTGAAGTACGACCACCCGGACCTCGACGGCAACATGGACGGGTCTGTGTCGAACTACGGCTACGACTTCGTGGACGACGACCCGGACCCGTATCCGGACAGCATGTCCAACGAGTACCACGGCACGCACGTCTCCGGTATCGCCGCCGCCGAGACCGACAACGGCGAGGGCGTCACCGGCATCGGGAACTCCAGTGTGCTCTCCGGGCGCGCGCTCTCGGAGGAGGGCTCTGGTTCCACGAGCGACATCGCGGACGCCATCACGTGGGCGACCGACCAGGGCGTCGCGGTCATCAACATGTCCCTCGGGGGTGGCGGCTACACGAACACGATGAAGAACGCCGTCTCGTACGCGCAGGACAACGGCGTACTCGTCGTCGCTGCGGCGGGCAACGACGGCCAGAGCTCCGTCTCGTATCCGGCGGCGTACAGCGAGTGTCTCGCGGTCAGCGCACTCGACCCGGACGAGACGCTGGCGTCGTACTCGAACTACGGCGGCGACATCGAACTCGCGGCGCCGGGGACGAACGTGCTTTCGACGTGGACTGACGACGGCTACGACAAGATCTCCGGCACGTCGATGGCGACGCCGGTGGTCGCCGGTGTCGCCGGTCTCACGCTCGCTCAGCACGACCTCACGAACGCGGAACTCCGGAGCCACCTGAAATCGACCGCGGTGGACGTCGGCCTCTCGAGCGACAAGCAGGGGTCGGGCCGCGTCGACGCCGGGAACGCCGTCAACACGGACCCGGGTTCGGGCGATGGTGGCGACGGCGGGTCGTCGACCACGTCGTCGGTGTCCGACTCGCTGTCGAGTTACGCTGACTCGGACTGCTGGACGTACGGCTTCGAGTACTCCTCGCCGAGCAAGGTCGTCATCGAACTCGACGGCCCGTCGGACGCCGACTTCGACCTCTACGCGAACACGGGGGAGAGCGCCTGTCCGACCACCTCGGGCTACGACTATCGGTCGTGGACGACGGACTCCCAGGAGACCATCACCATCGACAACCCGGACACGTCGACGGACCTCCACGTCCTCGCCGACTCGTACAGCGGGAGCGGTAGCTACACGCTCACCATCACCGAGTACCAGTAA
- a CDS encoding aconitate hydratase, which translates to MGQTLTEKILDDHLVEGDLVPGEEIGIEIDQTLSQDTTGTMVWLQFEALDMDEVQTELAAQYCDHQTYQFDFKNTDDHRFLRSAAGTYGAYFSRPGNGICHNVHKENFAAPGKTLLGSDSHTPTPGGLGQLAIGAGGIDIAVAMGGGAYHVEMPEVVNVRLEGELPEWATAKDVILEMLRRLSVKGGVGKVLEYTGPGAESLSVPERTTITNMGTELGATSSIFPTDEKTKDWLSRFDREDEYVDLQPDEDAEYADEIVVDLSDLEPLISTPSMPDNVVPVREVAGQEVEQVIVGSCTNGAYEDVLPAAKMLEGRQIARHAEMIVAPGSKQASEMLAREGWTAEMMAAGVNFSEATCGACIGIGHVPASDSVSLRTFNRNFEGRSGIEDDSVYLCSPEVAAASAIKGEIVDPRDLADELGDLEAPGFEMGTSYTAGYGAGDADIITPEESIDDDLIKGPNISSVPVKEQLESNISGEALLKMEDNITTDHIIPATSDILKYRSNIERLSEFTLSRVDDTFAERAKEADSGFLVAGENYGQGSSREHAAMCPMHLGIEGVLAQSFARIHKANLFNFGIIPLNIDEDTYDRIEQGDDVEIVDDVNEAVESGQEEFTVRVNDDWEATATLDASERERRILAAGGKLSLTKQQHSDSGAAPADD; encoded by the coding sequence ATGGGACAGACGCTTACGGAGAAAATCCTCGACGATCACCTCGTTGAGGGCGACCTCGTTCCCGGTGAGGAAATCGGGATCGAGATCGACCAGACGCTCTCTCAGGACACCACTGGGACGATGGTCTGGCTGCAGTTCGAGGCCCTGGACATGGACGAAGTTCAGACCGAACTCGCAGCGCAGTACTGTGACCACCAGACCTACCAGTTCGACTTCAAGAACACCGACGACCACCGCTTCCTGCGCTCTGCTGCCGGCACGTACGGCGCGTACTTCTCCCGACCGGGCAACGGCATCTGCCACAACGTCCACAAGGAGAACTTCGCCGCGCCGGGCAAGACGCTGCTCGGCTCGGACAGCCACACGCCGACGCCGGGCGGCCTCGGCCAGCTCGCAATCGGCGCCGGCGGCATCGACATCGCGGTCGCCATGGGCGGCGGCGCGTACCACGTCGAGATGCCGGAGGTCGTCAACGTGCGCCTCGAGGGTGAACTTCCCGAGTGGGCCACCGCGAAGGACGTCATCCTCGAGATGCTCCGTCGCCTCTCCGTGAAAGGCGGCGTCGGCAAAGTGCTCGAGTACACGGGCCCGGGCGCGGAATCGCTCTCGGTTCCCGAGCGAACCACCATCACGAACATGGGCACGGAGCTCGGCGCCACGTCCTCGATCTTCCCGACCGACGAGAAGACCAAGGACTGGCTCTCCCGCTTCGACCGCGAGGACGAGTACGTCGACCTCCAGCCCGACGAGGACGCCGAGTACGCCGACGAGATCGTCGTCGACCTCTCGGACCTCGAACCGCTCATCTCCACGCCGTCGATGCCCGACAACGTCGTGCCCGTCCGCGAAGTCGCCGGGCAGGAAGTCGAGCAGGTTATCGTCGGCTCCTGTACGAACGGCGCCTACGAGGACGTGCTGCCGGCCGCGAAGATGCTCGAGGGCCGCCAGATCGCGCGCCACGCCGAGATGATCGTCGCGCCCGGTTCGAAGCAGGCCTCCGAGATGCTCGCCCGCGAAGGCTGGACGGCCGAGATGATGGCCGCCGGCGTCAACTTCTCCGAGGCGACCTGCGGTGCGTGTATCGGCATCGGTCACGTGCCCGCTTCGGACTCGGTGAGCCTCCGCACGTTCAACCGCAACTTCGAGGGCCGTTCGGGCATCGAGGACGACTCCGTCTACCTCTGCTCGCCGGAGGTCGCGGCGGCGTCCGCCATCAAGGGCGAGATCGTCGACCCGCGAGACCTCGCCGACGAACTCGGCGACCTCGAGGCCCCCGGCTTCGAGATGGGGACGTCGTACACCGCCGGCTACGGTGCCGGCGACGCCGACATCATCACGCCCGAGGAGTCCATCGACGACGACCTCATCAAGGGCCCGAACATCAGTTCCGTGCCCGTCAAGGAACAGCTCGAGTCCAACATCTCCGGTGAAGCCCTCCTGAAGATGGAGGACAACATCACCACCGACCACATCATCCCGGCGACCTCGGACATCCTGAAGTACCGCTCGAACATCGAGCGCCTCTCCGAGTTCACGCTCAGCCGCGTCGACGACACGTTCGCGGAGCGCGCGAAGGAGGCCGACAGCGGCTTCCTCGTCGCCGGCGAGAACTACGGTCAGGGTTCCTCCCGCGAGCACGCGGCGATGTGCCCGATGCACCTCGGTATCGAGGGCGTCCTCGCCCAGAGTTTCGCCCGCATCCACAAGGCGAACCTGTTCAACTTCGGCATCATCCCGCTGAACATCGACGAGGACACCTACGACCGCATCGAGCAGGGCGACGACGTCGAGATCGTCGACGACGTCAACGAGGCCGTCGAGTCCGGCCAGGAGGAGTTCACGGTGCGCGTGAACGACGACTGGGAGGCGACCGCGACCCTCGACGCCTCCGAGCGCGAGCGCCGCATCCTCGCCGCCGGTGGCAAGCTGTCGCTCACGAAGCAGCAACACAGCGACAGCGGCGCCGCACCCGCCGACGACTGA
- a CDS encoding GNAT family N-acetyltransferase, with protein sequence MTPVEHARGDTSIRAVTRADLLDVLHIEKSVFPQPWPYSAFERYVDAPGFLVSVTDADDALDSPDETLDSSDGLQRRPAADAADHATTGNGDSGGGLAAALDSVTGDGETITGYVVATERSDDGGPVGHVKNIAVHPDCQHEGVGSALLARALSVLSNRDVRGVKLEVRRGNDPAIGLYRSFGFEHHRTIPEYYADGEDALLFVLDFADRDAF encoded by the coding sequence GTGACGCCCGTCGAGCACGCCCGCGGCGACACGTCCATCCGGGCGGTGACGCGCGCCGACCTGCTGGACGTCCTCCACATCGAGAAGTCGGTGTTCCCACAGCCGTGGCCGTACTCGGCGTTCGAACGCTACGTCGACGCGCCGGGATTCCTCGTGAGTGTCACCGACGCGGACGACGCTCTGGACTCTCCGGACGAAACCCTGGACTCCTCCGACGGATTGCAGCGTCGGCCCGCCGCCGACGCGGCCGACCACGCGACGACGGGAAACGGTGACTCGGGCGGCGGACTGGCCGCCGCACTCGACAGCGTGACCGGGGACGGCGAAACGATAACCGGCTACGTCGTCGCGACGGAGCGCTCGGACGACGGTGGACCGGTCGGCCACGTCAAGAACATCGCGGTGCATCCGGACTGCCAGCACGAGGGCGTCGGGTCGGCGCTCCTCGCGCGGGCCCTCTCCGTGCTCTCGAACCGCGATGTACGCGGCGTGAAACTCGAGGTTCGCCGGGGGAACGACCCCGCTATCGGCCTCTACCGGTCGTTCGGGTTCGAGCACCATCGGACGATTCCGGAGTACTACGCGGACGGCGAGGACGCGCTACTGTTTGTCCTGGACTTCGCGGACCGTGACGCGTTTTAA
- a CDS encoding DUF5810 domain-containing protein has product MTRFNERRVGPDMGYECPVCGTEEADGEHLANHLAFTALTRGGDHEAWLDERVPDWADRDPDGLANEVTGYATETDAEPSTESHDHDVPAVERPENADLSGNAAEILAEAEAMTRQMHEGEDADEENAGGENATDDTGTGADSENE; this is encoded by the coding sequence GTGACGCGTTTTAACGAGCGCCGCGTTGGCCCGGACATGGGCTACGAGTGTCCGGTGTGTGGCACCGAGGAAGCCGACGGTGAACACCTCGCGAACCACCTCGCGTTCACCGCGCTCACCCGGGGCGGCGACCACGAGGCGTGGCTCGACGAGCGCGTGCCGGACTGGGCCGACCGCGACCCCGACGGACTCGCGAACGAGGTCACGGGGTACGCCACCGAGACCGACGCGGAACCGAGCACGGAGTCACACGACCACGACGTACCGGCCGTCGAACGCCCGGAGAACGCCGACCTCTCCGGGAACGCCGCCGAGATTCTCGCGGAAGCCGAGGCGATGACGCGACAGATGCACGAGGGCGAGGACGCCGACGAGGAGAACGCTGGCGGCGAGAACGCTACCGACGACACCGGAACTGGCGCGGACTCCGAAAACGAGTAG